The following proteins are encoded in a genomic region of Sorangiineae bacterium MSr12523:
- a CDS encoding branched-chain amino acid aminotransferase, producing the protein MTTKTVWTYYENDWHPGNVRLLGAVSHATWLASLVFDGARAFEGVVPDLDRHCARVNDSARALGLDPTLSGEAIIQIAREGLRKFAPDAAVYVRPMYWAEDYDVGVILPLASSAAFALCLQEMPMVAPSGLSITTTQFRRPTLETMPVNAKAACLYPNSARMLREAKSRGFQNALCCDTQGNVAELATANVFMARGGEVFTPVPNRTFLDGITRQRVIGLLRHAGVTVHETTLTVDDFRQADEIFSTGNVSKVVPITRFDDRTLEYGPMARKARQLYWDWAHS; encoded by the coding sequence ATGACGACCAAAACGGTTTGGACCTACTACGAAAATGACTGGCACCCCGGCAACGTGCGGCTCCTTGGTGCGGTGTCCCACGCCACCTGGCTCGCGTCGCTGGTATTCGACGGCGCGCGCGCGTTCGAGGGGGTTGTCCCGGATTTGGATCGGCACTGTGCGAGGGTGAACGACAGCGCCCGCGCCCTCGGCCTGGACCCGACCCTGTCCGGGGAGGCCATCATCCAGATCGCACGGGAGGGGTTACGCAAGTTCGCGCCCGATGCTGCCGTTTACGTGCGGCCGATGTATTGGGCCGAGGACTACGACGTGGGGGTCATCCTGCCGTTGGCATCGTCGGCGGCCTTCGCCTTGTGCCTCCAGGAAATGCCCATGGTCGCGCCCTCGGGCCTTTCCATCACGACGACGCAATTCCGAAGGCCCACCCTGGAGACGATGCCGGTCAACGCGAAGGCCGCCTGTCTTTACCCGAACAGCGCTCGCATGCTTCGCGAGGCCAAATCGCGCGGATTCCAGAACGCGCTCTGTTGCGATACGCAGGGCAACGTCGCCGAGTTGGCCACGGCCAACGTGTTCATGGCCCGCGGCGGGGAGGTCTTTACCCCGGTGCCCAATCGCACCTTCCTCGACGGCATCACCCGGCAGCGCGTCATCGGCTTGCTGCGTCATGCCGGCGTCACCGTCCACGAGACCACGTTGACGGTGGACGACTTCCGCCAAGCGGACGAGATCTTCAGCACCGGCAACGTCTCCAAAGTCGTGCCCATCACGCGCTTCGACGATCGGACCCTGGAATATGGCCCAATGGCCCGAAAGGCGCGGCAGCTCTATTGGGATTGGGCCCATTCTTGA
- a CDS encoding alpha/beta hydrolase, whose translation MKRPIIVALAGAALSVAVLTPAAGATPTPSTIAWGACSDPTLTNAGAECGTLDVPLDPANPRGKTVTLALSRVRHKVADNDYQGVVLGAPDALTGSGLNMSLLGARIPNGAGGAYDWVGFARRGQAPSAPAISCDPGHFAYNRPYYVPATPAAEQQWLSHTKAYADACAKNAPADLLDHMKTVDMAADMDAIRIALGVERVNLYAQSYGTYLAQVYATKYPGRVRRMVLDSIVDPRRVWYGAGAFDQNVPLQRNLEIWFDWLASHDDVYHLGKTRQDLRNVWNAQVQKLATAPAAGVIGPSEWIDVFLYPSYFQQTWPLLGGVFSNWVNKGDAEALKAFFSQVYHVGGESTYAPQLAQLCTDAPWPTSWGQWHADSVASHAQAPVTTWGNTWANAPCFFWPARSGYPVTVYGSWGQTALLVDETLDAATPFEGSLEVRSRFPSAALVSVPGGTNHAGTLSGNACVDSKIADYLATGALPRRKPGRVADVECAPLPLPAPATP comes from the coding sequence ATGAAACGTCCGATCATTGTAGCACTTGCGGGCGCGGCTCTGTCCGTTGCCGTCTTGACTCCCGCGGCCGGCGCTACGCCGACGCCGTCGACCATTGCTTGGGGCGCCTGTTCGGATCCCACACTCACCAATGCAGGAGCGGAATGCGGCACGTTGGACGTGCCGCTCGATCCGGCCAATCCACGCGGAAAAACGGTCACGCTTGCCCTCTCCCGGGTGCGGCACAAAGTGGCCGATAATGACTATCAAGGTGTCGTTCTCGGGGCGCCGGATGCCTTGACGGGATCCGGTCTCAACATGTCGCTTCTCGGAGCGCGCATTCCCAATGGTGCGGGGGGCGCGTACGACTGGGTTGGTTTTGCGCGGCGAGGACAGGCGCCCAGTGCGCCGGCGATCTCGTGCGATCCGGGGCACTTCGCGTACAATCGTCCCTATTACGTGCCGGCGACGCCGGCTGCGGAACAGCAGTGGCTCTCGCATACGAAAGCGTATGCGGACGCGTGTGCGAAGAATGCGCCCGCGGATTTGCTGGACCATATGAAGACCGTCGACATGGCCGCCGATATGGATGCCATTCGCATCGCATTGGGTGTCGAGCGCGTGAATCTCTATGCCCAATCGTATGGCACGTACCTCGCGCAGGTGTACGCCACGAAATATCCTGGACGGGTTCGGCGCATGGTCCTGGATAGTATCGTCGATCCTCGCCGCGTCTGGTACGGGGCGGGCGCTTTCGACCAGAACGTGCCCCTCCAGCGCAACTTGGAAATATGGTTCGATTGGCTCGCGTCGCACGACGACGTGTATCACCTCGGCAAAACGCGGCAGGACCTGCGGAACGTGTGGAATGCCCAAGTGCAAAAGCTCGCCACGGCCCCAGCGGCCGGAGTCATTGGGCCCTCCGAATGGATTGACGTGTTTCTCTACCCCTCGTATTTCCAGCAAACCTGGCCGCTGCTCGGCGGGGTGTTCTCGAATTGGGTCAACAAAGGTGACGCGGAGGCGCTGAAGGCCTTCTTCTCGCAGGTCTATCACGTGGGCGGCGAGAGCACGTACGCGCCGCAGCTCGCGCAGCTGTGCACCGATGCTCCCTGGCCGACGAGCTGGGGGCAGTGGCATGCCGACTCGGTGGCCTCGCATGCGCAGGCGCCGGTGACCACATGGGGAAATACTTGGGCGAACGCACCGTGCTTCTTCTGGCCCGCGCGTTCCGGTTATCCCGTGACCGTGTACGGCTCCTGGGGGCAGACGGCGCTTCTCGTCGACGAGACGCTCGATGCGGCCACGCCCTTCGAGGGCAGCCTCGAGGTGCGTTCGCGCTTCCCGAGCGCTGCATTGGTTAGCGTGCCCGGGGGGACGAACCACGCCGGCACGCTCAGTGGCAACGCGTGCGTGGATTCGAAAATTGCCGACTACCTGGCGACGGGCGCGCTGCCTCGTCGGAAGCCGGGCCGCGTGGCCGACGTCGAGTGCGCACCGCTTCCGCTGCCCGCGCCAGCGACCCCATGA
- a CDS encoding TonB-dependent receptor codes for MKQILFALTCSLPVLGSARALAAGEADPPAEVKVKGATTAAQKLQQSAEAVTVVDTRRAQQQSADLGEVLARTQGIAVQRLGGLGANTRVSLNGCHEEEVRFFLDGVPFEYAGFPLDVSNVPVNFVQRAEIYRGVLPIRFGADALCGGVNVITTERRDNRLRGSYQVGSFGTNRITLDGRYRDIESGFVAGASLFLDHAKNNYPVDAEVADALGRSSTATVKRFHDRYMAYGGFAEVGVVDRPWARLLILKAFASTYDKDLQNNIAMTVPYGEVTYGETIYGATLRYEQPFARNFELKATASFSRRIIDFVDDSEWVYDWFGRRTRERFPRGEIEQIPHDQTFWQNNAYGNAVLSWAIHPSHVVRLSVTPQATFRTGEERILPNPGAPDPQGGKRDLFKLVTGMEYESHWFGDRLENVVLAKDYVMRMEGEVAGTTSFNSVSRSSHTLGAGDSLRYRFTPWLYAKTSYEYATRLPSAFEMFGNGVLIRPNLDLQPETSHNFNLGPRVELKRTPVGSFVVDVNFFFRSGDNLITPLPSDKFITYQNVYRTRNYGIENAVSWDLPGRWLRLDGSFTFQNLRNVSTEGPFRAFDGDRIANRPWMYGSWGAELRFRNIVTPTDRIEPFYTGRYVHDFYRTWGSQGLTVYKDVIPSQITHNVGISYILAGPATVTTTFEVQNVTDERVFDVFGLQRPGRAYYLKMTGDI; via the coding sequence GTGAAGCAGATCCTGTTTGCACTTACATGTAGTCTCCCCGTTCTTGGATCGGCGCGCGCGCTGGCTGCGGGCGAAGCGGATCCCCCTGCCGAGGTCAAAGTGAAGGGGGCCACGACCGCCGCGCAAAAATTGCAGCAGTCGGCGGAGGCGGTGACCGTCGTCGACACGCGGCGTGCGCAACAGCAAAGTGCCGATTTGGGCGAGGTGCTGGCGCGCACCCAAGGCATTGCCGTTCAGCGCTTGGGCGGGCTGGGTGCGAACACGCGTGTGTCGCTCAACGGCTGCCACGAGGAGGAAGTGCGCTTTTTCTTGGATGGAGTGCCCTTCGAGTACGCCGGATTTCCGCTGGACGTGAGCAACGTGCCGGTCAACTTCGTTCAGCGCGCCGAGATTTATCGCGGAGTCCTCCCGATTCGATTCGGCGCCGATGCGTTATGCGGAGGCGTAAACGTCATCACCACCGAGCGTCGCGACAACCGGCTGCGGGGTTCCTACCAGGTCGGGTCCTTTGGAACCAATCGCATCACCCTCGATGGTCGCTACCGCGATATCGAGTCCGGTTTCGTCGCCGGCGCGTCGCTCTTTTTGGATCACGCGAAGAACAATTATCCCGTGGACGCCGAGGTGGCCGACGCGCTCGGCCGCAGCAGTACGGCCACGGTGAAGCGCTTTCACGATCGCTACATGGCCTACGGCGGCTTCGCCGAAGTGGGCGTGGTCGATCGCCCGTGGGCGCGTCTGCTGATCCTCAAGGCGTTCGCATCGACCTACGACAAGGATCTGCAGAACAACATCGCGATGACCGTGCCCTACGGCGAGGTCACCTACGGAGAAACCATTTACGGCGCCACCTTGCGCTACGAGCAGCCCTTCGCACGAAATTTCGAATTGAAGGCGACCGCCAGTTTTTCCCGGCGCATCATCGATTTCGTGGACGACTCGGAATGGGTATACGATTGGTTCGGACGCCGAACCAGGGAGCGCTTTCCGCGCGGTGAAATCGAGCAGATTCCGCACGACCAGACGTTCTGGCAAAACAATGCGTATGGCAATGCCGTGCTCTCCTGGGCCATTCACCCCTCCCACGTCGTTCGGTTGAGCGTTACGCCCCAAGCCACTTTTCGCACGGGCGAGGAGCGCATTCTGCCCAATCCCGGTGCGCCCGATCCGCAGGGCGGGAAACGGGACCTTTTCAAATTGGTCACCGGCATGGAGTACGAGAGCCATTGGTTTGGCGACCGCCTGGAGAACGTGGTCCTGGCCAAGGATTACGTGATGCGGATGGAAGGCGAGGTCGCCGGGACGACGAGCTTCAACTCGGTTTCACGAAGCTCGCACACGTTGGGGGCAGGCGATTCGCTCCGTTATCGATTCACGCCGTGGCTGTATGCCAAGACATCGTACGAATATGCCACACGGCTCCCGAGTGCTTTCGAGATGTTCGGCAATGGTGTATTGATTCGACCTAATTTGGATTTGCAACCGGAAACGAGCCACAACTTCAACCTGGGCCCGCGTGTGGAGCTGAAACGGACGCCAGTGGGTTCGTTCGTCGTGGACGTGAATTTCTTCTTCAGAAGCGGCGACAATCTCATTACGCCGCTGCCCTCGGACAAGTTCATTACGTATCAGAACGTCTATCGGACGCGGAACTACGGGATCGAGAATGCGGTTTCGTGGGATCTGCCGGGCCGCTGGCTGCGCCTCGACGGGAGCTTCACGTTTCAGAATCTGCGAAACGTGTCCACGGAGGGTCCCTTTCGCGCCTTCGACGGCGATCGCATTGCCAACCGGCCGTGGATGTACGGGAGCTGGGGCGCCGAGCTGCGGTTCCGCAACATCGTGACCCCTACTGACCGCATCGAACCTTTTTACACGGGCCGGTACGTGCACGACTTCTACCGCACCTGGGGAAGCCAGGGCCTCACCGTCTACAAGGACGTGATCCCATCGCAGATCACCCACAACGTTGGCATCTCGTACATTCTCGCGGGCCCGGCCACGGTCACCACCACCTTCGAAGTGCAGAACGTCACCGACGAACGAGTCTTCGACGTCTTCGGGTTGCAGCGACCGGGCCGTGCCTACTATCTAAAGATGACCGGCGATATCTAG